One stretch of Cheilinus undulatus linkage group 5, ASM1832078v1, whole genome shotgun sequence DNA includes these proteins:
- the LOC121509923 gene encoding E3 ubiquitin-protein ligase DTX3L-like gives MAFITDVSLLIDGSTFKDPNCLKKFLQPYTPERKDCCFKVTGTFEEIENLVVRLSAVSDLQSPVPHRLTNKQDENPSAPLRSVDVSQSVMDYIENQCAKHLKRITGNRFILEMQPGESRGSVRVTFRPRHASVLPVHADFIRQRFISFYQRMASDLHTISVRAHYVRELQVRFPELLFSLRHGTKEVMVTGHFVRIALLEELLFKNTTRSGRSPEGKLPSKNQRPSESRPSLEYQHSSEYQHPSQTQRLMKNQHPMDKSHLLGMASSRTSAPFPGLSREPAEGDVCPICMESIKSREKETLKCKHSFCRECLKTAFVYKPVCPTCGAVYGLLTGTQPDGGTMDVTTEPSSLPGYERDGTIIISYYIPSGIQAEEHPNPGQPYEGASRTAYLPDNTEGRQILKLLQRAFDQRLVFTVGRSTTSGRSNMVTWNDIHHKTSRHGGPTQYGYPDPQYLSRVRDELKVKGIE, from the exons ATGGCG TTCATCACAGACGTCTCTCTCCTTATCGATGGCAGCACTTTCAAAGATCCTAACTGCTTAAAGAAGTTTCTCCAGCCATACACACCAGAGAGGAAAGATTGCTGCTTCAAAGTGACAGGAACCTTTGAAGAGATTGAGAACCTCGTAGTCAGACTGTCAGCAGTGAGCGATCTTCAGAGTCCTGTTCCACACAGACTGACCAATAAGCAGGATGAGAACCCATCAGCTCCGCTCAGATCTGTAGATGTGTCCCAATCAGTCATGGACTACATAGAGAATCAGTGTGCAAAACATTTGAAGAGAATCACAGGGAATCGTTTCATTCTGGAGATGCAGCCTGGTGAGTCCCGTGGCTCTGTGAGAGTCACGTTCAGGCCCCGTCACGCCTCTGTCCTTCCGGTTCACGCCGACTTCATCAGACAGAGATTCATCAGCTTCTACCAGAGGATGGCGTCCGACCTGCACACCATCTCAGTGAGAGCTCATTACGTCAGAGAGCTACAGGTGAGATTCCCAGAGCTTCTGTTCTCACTTCGCCATGGCACAAAGGAGGTGATGGTGACTGGGCATTTTGTACGCATCGCTCTTCTTGAAGAGCTCCTTTTCAAAAATACCACCAGATCAGGACGGAGTCCAGAGGGCAAACTTCCATCCAAAAACCAACGCCCATCAGAGTCCCGACCTTCACTAGAGTACCAACATTCATCAGAGTACCAACATCCATCACAGACACAACGTCTAATGAAGAACCAACATCCAATGGACAAGAGTCATCTACTAGGAATGGCGAGCAGCAGAACCTCGGCTCCCTTTCCTGGGCTCAGCAGGGAACCTGCAGAAGGCGACGTTTGTCCGATCTGTATGGAGTCAATAAAAAGTCGAGAGAAAGAGACTCTGAAGTGCAAACACTCATTCTGCAGAGAATGTCTGAAAACAGCCTTCGTCTATAAGCCTGTGTGTCCCACATGTGGAGCGGTGTATGGCCTTCTCACAGGAACTCAACCAGATGGAGGCACCATGGACGTCACCACAGAGCCGTCATCTCTGCCTGGGTATGAGAGGGATGGAACTATTATCATCAGCTACTACATCCCCAGTGGAATACAAGCG GAGGAGCACCCAAACCCTGGGCAGCCGTATGAAGGGGCGTCTCGTACCGCGTACCTCCCGGACAACACTGAGGGCCGACAAATCCTGAAGCTCCTGCAGAGAGCTTTTGATCAGAGACTGGTCTTCACTGTGGGTCGATCCACGACCAGCGGCAGGAGCAACATGGTCACGTGGAACGACATTCATCACAAAACGTCCAGACACGGAGGACCAACGCA GTACGGCTATCCTGATCCACAGTATCTGAGCCGAGTCCGAGATGAGCTGAAGGTCAAAGGGATCGAGTGA